From the Rhodoferax mekongensis genome, one window contains:
- the asd gene encoding archaetidylserine decarboxylase (Phosphatidylserine decarboxylase is synthesized as a single chain precursor. Generation of the pyruvoyl active site from a Ser is coupled to cleavage of a Gly-Ser bond between the larger (beta) and smaller (alpha chains). It is an integral membrane protein.): protein MSDALAVLPQYLLPKKALTAFAGVIAGARGGKATTALIRWFIGKYKVNMAEAANPDPAAYPTFNEFFTRALKPGARPLANVPFVCPVDGAISQFGAIDKDQIFQAKGHRYSSTALVGGDAQLAAQFDNGTFATIYLSPRDYHRIHMPCDGELRRMIYVPGDLFSVNPTTARGVPGLFARNERVVCVFDSPYGEFVLTLVGATVVGSMATTWHGVVNPPRLPQVTEWRYDAGKVVLKQGEEMGRFLLGSTVVLLFRKDALNFNPDWAPAKPVQLGESMGI, encoded by the coding sequence GTGTCCGACGCCCTCGCTGTACTCCCGCAATACCTTCTCCCCAAAAAAGCACTGACCGCCTTTGCAGGGGTGATTGCCGGTGCACGGGGCGGCAAAGCCACCACGGCACTGATCCGCTGGTTCATCGGGAAATACAAGGTAAACATGGCCGAAGCGGCCAACCCCGATCCCGCGGCCTACCCCACATTCAACGAATTCTTCACGCGGGCCCTGAAACCGGGTGCCCGTCCGCTGGCCAACGTGCCTTTTGTGTGTCCTGTGGATGGCGCCATCAGCCAGTTCGGCGCGATCGACAAAGACCAAATTTTTCAAGCCAAAGGTCATCGCTACAGCAGCACCGCACTGGTCGGAGGCGATGCCCAATTGGCGGCGCAGTTTGACAACGGAACTTTCGCCACCATCTATCTGAGCCCACGGGACTACCACCGCATTCACATGCCGTGTGATGGTGAGTTACGCCGCATGATCTATGTGCCGGGCGATTTGTTCTCGGTCAACCCCACGACTGCGCGTGGCGTGCCGGGCTTGTTTGCCCGCAACGAGCGAGTGGTGTGCGTGTTTGATTCACCTTATGGCGAATTTGTGCTGACCCTGGTCGGCGCCACCGTGGTGGGCAGCATGGCTACCACCTGGCACGGGGTGGTGAATCCTCCGCGCTTGCCGCAGGTGACCGAGTGGCGCTATGACGCTGGCAAGGTAGTGTTGAAACAGGGCGAAGAGATGGGCCGGTTCTTGCTTGGATCGACCGTGGTCTTGCTGTTCCGCAAGGACGCACTGAATTTCAATCCGGATTGGGCGCCGGCCAAACCTGTACAGCTGGGTGAAAGTATGGGTATTTAG